The genomic interval GTCGACTTGATTGTGTGGTGCGGCCATGGGCAGGAAGTCGACGGCGAATTCGCGGCAGTGGTCGCAGCGTTTCGGGGTGATGAGGTTGGTGGCCATGATGGGGGTTCCTCTCCGCTGGGTTGGTCTGGCGGAGGACGGCCATCAGGGGTGTGGCGGGGTGTCCGAGGGTGGCGAATGCCATCACGTGTGACGCCGTAGGCGCGCTTGGATTCCCCGTCATGGCCGTGATAGTCCTTGATCAGTCAGACCAACCCAGCGGAGAAGAAGCAGGCCGCACCGAGATGCCCGCGGTGACCCACTCGAATGCTCGAATTCCTGGGACCGGACCACAGCCGGATGACCGGGCTGGGCGCCAGCGGATCGATGCTGGGCTGCGGGAGGTAGGTCCGGTAGGGCTGGCGAAGTGCCCACATTTCTCGGTCTTGGACCAAGGATGAACGCCAGCCTGACGGAACGCTGAAGCGTGTGCCGTCAAAGCTTGATGGCAAGGGAAAGCGTTGGCGCGCAAGATATGTCGACGGGAAAGGCGAAGAGCACACCAAACGATTCGCCCGCAAGACCGATGCTCAGTCCTGGCTGGATGGACAGACAGCGGCAGTGGTCACCGGTGTTCACGCTGCGCCGTCTGCGGGTTGCGTACTAGTGGATGTCGTGGCTACCGAGTGGCTGGCTGGTCATCCGTCGTGGGAGAAGTCGACTCGATCGCGGTACAAGTCCATCGTGGAGAAGCACATTCGCCCGCAGTGGGGCAGTGTTCGCCTCGCCGATCTGGCGCACACTGAGATTCAGCAGTGGGTTACCGATCAGGTGGATCGGGGTGCGGCCGGCGGGACCGTGCGGAAGAACCTCGGGGTGCTCTCGCAGATCTGCGACCATGCGGTCATCACGCGTCGGATTGCGGTCAACCCGTGCAGCACCATCGATCGGCCGAAACAGCGTCTCGGCAAACGTCGCTATCTCTCGGGCGTGGAGGTGGAGCAGCTGGCCGAACGGGCCGGTAGCAACTGGCTGGCGGTGATGGTGCTCGCCTACTGCGGACTTCGATTCGCGGAGCTGGCCGGATTACAGACCTCGGCCGTGAATGTGCAGCGCCGACGTCTTCAGATCGAGCGAATGATCACCGAAGTCGACGGGGTGCTCGTCACAAAAGCACCGAAGGATCACCAGCGGCGCAGTGTGCCTTTCCCCGCGTTCCTGGCTGAGCCGCTGAAGCAGCATCTCGCGGGTCGCCGGCCTGAGGCAGAGGTCTTCACCTCCAACCGCGGTGCGGTGCTACGGGTCCGGAACATGTGGCGCGACTGGTGGAATGATGCAGCCAAGGCGGCTGGCCTCGCGGGGCTCACTCCGCACGAATTGCGGCACACCGCCGCCTCGCTCGCTGTCTCGCAAGGTGCCTCGGTGCTCGCACTCCAGCGGATGCTGGGTCACGACAAACCGAGTACGACTCTCGATTTCTACGCGGACCTGTTCGATGACGACCTGGACGATGTGGCGGCCAAGCTGGATTCCGCGCGTACCAAATTTGCTACTGCGTACTCGCTGCGTACCCGACCGGGTTCGGCGACTGTCGACCTGGTCAAGAAATCGGCCTGACCTGCAAGCATTGAAGTGCCCTCGGCAGGATTCGAACCTGCGACACCCGCTTTAGGAGAGCGGTGCTCTATCCCCTGAGCTACGAAGGCTGGGCTAGATGGTTTCGGAGTCTACCGGGTGGGTTGCTCGGGGGCGGAATCGTGTGGCGGTCAGGAGGGGTTGCCGCTGTCGGAACCGGCGCCGTTGAGATCGGCGTTGTCGTAGCCGTTGTCGTCGTAGTCGGCGTGGTCGAGGTCTGAGGGGTCGCGGTTGTAGGCGGGGTAAGAATCCGTGGTTTCGCTGTCGTAGGCGAAGTAGGCATCCGCGCGGCCGCTGCCAAAGGCGGAGTAGGCATCCGGGCTATCACTGTCGTAGGCAGTGTCGGCCCCGTCGTAGCCGTATCTGTTGTCGTCGGGCACGGAGTAGTTGTCTTCGAGGGACTGATAGTCATATTGCCCACCGTCGTAGCCGACGATGTCGGAACCGTCGTCGAAACCTTGCTCGAAGGTCTCCGCGTCATAACCGACACCCGCCATGCCACCGAACAGCGAACTGAACAAGACGGTCGACCCGACGCCCCAGGCCCCGGTGAGCAAAGCCGTACGCCACCACGGTTCGGAGTACCAACCCCCAGGAACGGGGCGCCCGGCGACCATGCCGCCCGGGTAGTAGTAGGGCGTGGTGGCGGATGGGTGGGGGGAGGCGGCGAGAGGGCGGCCGTTGCAGTCGGCGGTTCGGTCTTCGGTGACGTGTCCGGCTCGGTTTTGGTTGGCGAGGTGTGGGATGGCGGGGCCGGGGTCGAGGTCCATCGCGGTGCGGGCGGCGCGGATGTAGTGCAGGCCTTCGATGGCGGCCAGTTTGGCTAGGCGGGCTTGGGCGGGGGTTTCGGCGCGCTCGAGTTGGGTGCCGGCGGCGCTGTGGTGTTCCGCGGCAGCCGCTAGGGCTTGCTTTGCTGCGTTATTGCTGGGGACCAGATTGTAGACCTGGCCGCCGAGTCGCTCGTTTTCGCGCCGGGCCTCGGCGAGCGCGTCGCCGAGTTCGAGCCCGAGCAAGCCGGGGGCTGGGGTTTTGGGCCGCATGATGACGAGGATCGCGACGATTACGAGCACCAGGAGAAGTAGCAGCCAGATCATCGTTCGCTCGCCTTCCGTCCGCGGAATTCGGCACGGAGGCGAGTTTACTGACAGTTAGCTGTCGTCGTGCGGTATCGGGATCAGGGGTGGGCGGCTTGTGCCTCGTGGTAATCGGCGGGGTTGAAGGATCTGGTCTTCCAGCGGTAGAGGACTGTGGCGCCGGGCCAGTTGTTGGTGATGCGGCCGGCGGCGTTGCGGTACCAGCTGGAGCAGAAGTTCCAGGGGGTGTCCTTCAGGCGGCGCTGCAACCAGGCGTCCCAGTTCTGCTCGGCGCCTTCGCGGGCGGCGAGGTGCCGGCCG from Nocardia goodfellowii carries:
- a CDS encoding tyrosine-type recombinase/integrase — translated: MATEWLAGHPSWEKSTRSRYKSIVEKHIRPQWGSVRLADLAHTEIQQWVTDQVDRGAAGGTVRKNLGVLSQICDHAVITRRIAVNPCSTIDRPKQRLGKRRYLSGVEVEQLAERAGSNWLAVMVLAYCGLRFAELAGLQTSAVNVQRRRLQIERMITEVDGVLVTKAPKDHQRRSVPFPAFLAEPLKQHLAGRRPEAEVFTSNRGAVLRVRNMWRDWWNDAAKAAGLAGLTPHELRHTAASLAVSQGASVLALQRMLGHDKPSTTLDFYADLFDDDLDDVAAKLDSARTKFATAYSLRTRPGSATVDLVKKSA
- a CDS encoding DUF1542 domain-containing protein, producing the protein MIWLLLLLVLVIVAILVIMRPKTPAPGLLGLELGDALAEARRENERLGGQVYNLVPSNNAAKQALAAAAEHHSAAGTQLERAETPAQARLAKLAAIEGLHYIRAARTAMDLDPGPAIPHLANQNRAGHVTEDRTADCNGRPLAASPHPSATTPYYYPGGMVAGRPVPGGWYSEPWWRTALLTGAWGVGSTVLFSSLFGGMAGVGYDAETFEQGFDDGSDIVGYDGGQYDYQSLEDNYSVPDDNRYGYDGADTAYDSDSPDAYSAFGSGRADAYFAYDSETTDSYPAYNRDPSDLDHADYDDNGYDNADLNGAGSDSGNPS